From the Brevibacillus choshinensis genome, one window contains:
- a CDS encoding MurR/RpiR family transcriptional regulator: protein MNLRPTVLQKLSHMYPQMSPSQQAIADVILRDPEASAFYNVAEMAREANVSESTVTRFATFLGFSGFPGLSRELQEMVRSRLTTGQRFQLSRSITKAEQQTVVQHFEEDVHNLNLMMERIDLNALERIVQLLLAAKRIGIVSARSALALGTFFDFYLNLLNKDTLLFNGDPRTVDRIHRFQAEDVIVGIGFARYTRFTVDCLAIGKKRGARIIVITDYPSSPLVQYADEVLYTPTGIASHMESFVAPMSLLTAILRSMFHQDSEKATGLLTDLEEAWIGLGTYYDPNKS, encoded by the coding sequence TTGAACCTGCGCCCTACCGTATTGCAAAAGTTGTCCCATATGTACCCGCAGATGAGCCCTTCTCAGCAGGCGATCGCGGATGTGATCTTGCGTGATCCCGAGGCATCGGCCTTTTATAATGTAGCGGAAATGGCCAGAGAGGCAAACGTGAGCGAATCTACTGTCACGCGATTCGCCACGTTCCTCGGCTTTTCCGGCTTCCCCGGACTCTCTCGTGAGCTACAGGAAATGGTTCGCTCGCGACTTACGACGGGCCAACGCTTTCAGCTGTCCCGCAGCATTACCAAGGCCGAGCAGCAAACGGTCGTGCAGCATTTTGAAGAGGATGTTCACAACCTGAATCTGATGATGGAACGGATCGACCTCAATGCACTTGAGCGGATTGTACAGCTGCTTTTGGCCGCCAAACGGATCGGCATCGTGAGCGCACGCAGCGCCTTGGCACTGGGAACGTTCTTTGATTTTTATCTGAATCTGTTGAACAAGGACACGCTCCTGTTTAATGGAGATCCTCGAACTGTGGATCGGATCCATCGTTTCCAAGCAGAGGACGTGATCGTCGGGATCGGCTTTGCTCGGTATACGCGATTTACCGTAGATTGCCTCGCGATCGGGAAAAAGCGTGGTGCTCGGATCATCGTCATCACCGACTATCCTTCTTCGCCGCTGGTCCAATATGCGGATGAGGTCTTGTATACACCAACAGGTATCGCCTCACACATGGAATCCTTCGTCGCACCGATGTCCCTCTTGACGGCCATCCTGCGCTCCATGTTCCATCAGGATTCCGAAAAGGCTACAGGCTTGTTGACCGACTTGGAAGAAGCGTGGATTGGATTGGGAACGTATTACGATCCGAACAAGTCTTAA
- a CDS encoding pyridoxamine 5'-phosphate oxidase family protein produces the protein MSKMFQDVISTEEQFAELRSVYGQPGERAAKKVISYLDQHCRDFIAKSPFLSMATSHANGQCDVSPRGDQPGFVLVLDDHHLFIPERPGNRRLDSVQNIISNPQVGLLFLIPGLGETLRINGKAFVCRDQELLEKTAVNGRSPLFGIGVEIEECYAHCAKAIIRSGLWKSDSWLSEELLPSMPQMYVDHCKIPTMTAEQVEKELNESYTKRLY, from the coding sequence ATGAGCAAGATGTTTCAGGATGTCATTTCGACCGAAGAGCAATTTGCTGAATTACGTTCGGTGTATGGTCAGCCGGGTGAGCGTGCTGCCAAAAAAGTCATCTCTTATCTCGACCAGCACTGCCGAGATTTCATTGCCAAGTCACCCTTTCTATCCATGGCTACCTCTCACGCAAACGGCCAATGCGATGTTTCGCCACGAGGAGATCAGCCAGGTTTTGTGCTCGTTCTCGATGATCATCACCTGTTCATTCCGGAGCGGCCAGGAAATCGGCGATTGGATTCCGTACAGAACATCATTTCAAACCCTCAGGTCGGACTGCTGTTTCTCATTCCGGGCTTAGGAGAGACGCTACGAATCAACGGGAAAGCTTTTGTCTGTCGGGATCAGGAGCTTCTCGAAAAAACCGCAGTAAACGGTCGTAGCCCTTTGTTCGGGATTGGAGTAGAGATCGAGGAGTGCTATGCGCACTGTGCCAAAGCCATCATTCGATCGGGACTATGGAAATCGGACTCTTGGTTGTCGGAGGAGCTACTGCCCTCAATGCCGCAAATGTACGTCGACCATTGCAAGATCCCGACGATGACCGCGGAGCAAGTGGAAAAGGAATTAAACGAAAGCTACACGAAACGCTTGTATTGA
- a CDS encoding ArsR/SmtB family transcription factor codes for MNSSAAKHDVFQAIADPTRRQLLHLLVEQEMSVTTISGHFPMSRTAVSKHLRVLSEAGLVKEQKVGRETRYRMQPEPLLELKDWLSYYERFWENKMQALKRFVEEDPSENNVPANPRLVDRSPKKESR; via the coding sequence ATGAACTCATCTGCCGCTAAGCATGATGTCTTTCAAGCCATCGCCGACCCTACCCGACGCCAGCTTTTACATTTGCTAGTCGAGCAGGAAATGTCGGTCACCACGATCAGCGGACATTTTCCCATGAGTCGGACTGCCGTTTCCAAGCATCTGCGAGTCTTATCAGAAGCAGGTCTGGTCAAAGAGCAAAAGGTGGGGCGCGAGACGAGATACCGCATGCAGCCTGAGCCTTTGCTGGAACTGAAGGACTGGCTGTCGTACTACGAGCGTTTTTGGGAGAATAAAATGCAAGCTCTCAAGCGATTTGTGGAGGAAGATCCATCCGAAAACAACGTGCCTGCCAATCCTCGACTCGTAGATCGATCGCCTAAAAAAGAATCTCGTTAA
- a CDS encoding tetratricopeptide repeat protein has translation MSTLKNQLRLNPHDTPAKLEAARLLMEKQQFGEALSYLEGISSLMQDSPEYLSDKGICLLKVNRVEEGLLLIEQALKANPRVKYGEPYLRVAEAHAKQNQSEKALASLEELAKINMSSCEVYYKQGVLYTELQQKEKAKQAYQEAVEVYRGLPSYKRRMERRWALLAWLKK, from the coding sequence TTGAGCACTCTAAAAAACCAGCTGCGTCTCAATCCACATGACACCCCTGCCAAGCTGGAGGCAGCCCGTTTGCTCATGGAGAAACAGCAATTCGGGGAGGCATTGTCCTATTTGGAAGGAATCTCGTCATTGATGCAGGATTCTCCAGAATATTTGAGCGACAAGGGTATCTGCCTACTGAAGGTGAACCGTGTGGAAGAGGGTTTGCTCCTGATCGAGCAGGCATTGAAAGCCAATCCTAGGGTCAAATACGGAGAACCGTACCTCAGAGTAGCAGAGGCACACGCGAAACAGAACCAGAGCGAAAAAGCTCTCGCAAGTCTAGAAGAACTGGCCAAGATCAATATGTCATCCTGCGAGGTTTACTACAAACAGGGAGTGCTGTATACCGAGCTGCAACAAAAAGAAAAAGCAAAGCAGGCCTACCAAGAAGCAGTGGAGGTTTATCGCGGATTGCCTTCCTACAAACGCCGGATGGAAAGACGCTGGGCGCTTCTGGCTTGGTTGAAAAAATGA
- a CDS encoding SRPBCC family protein, producing MSNHANGTIPDIVQTLVFEAPLQKVWQAVSTAEGIAAWFMPNNFQAIEGQTFTIFSPYGDSPCEVKELDPPNRLVFSWGKDWVVTFSLKDLDGKTEFTLIHSGWSEDTVTEVGETHTVVRDRMNQGWDSSVLPKLRQFVEQ from the coding sequence ATGTCAAACCATGCCAACGGAACGATTCCTGATATCGTTCAGACACTCGTATTTGAAGCTCCTTTGCAAAAAGTATGGCAAGCTGTTTCTACTGCAGAAGGGATTGCCGCTTGGTTTATGCCAAACAATTTTCAAGCCATTGAAGGACAGACCTTCACGATTTTTTCACCTTATGGAGACTCACCCTGCGAGGTAAAAGAGCTGGATCCCCCCAATCGCCTCGTTTTTTCGTGGGGCAAGGACTGGGTCGTCACCTTTTCGTTGAAGGATCTGGATGGGAAAACTGAATTTACGCTGATCCATTCTGGATGGTCCGAAGACACCGTCACTGAAGTGGGCGAAACACACACGGTTGTCAGAGATCGCATGAACCAAGGCTGGGATTCTTCTGTACTGCCTAAACTGCGCCAATTCGTGGAGCAATAA
- a CDS encoding AraC family ligand binding domain-containing protein: MANEVRTVFFDKKLKIEAYCFQGIMQKFPNHFHDYYVLGFIEKGKRYLLCKNQEYITNAGDVIIFNPRDAHTCEQVDGKTLDYRSLNIPEDIMRQAVWEITGKEYLPRFTQTVLYHSELATSLRELHLMISEGDSAFKKEELFLFLIEQLIQEYSDTVPEHCTQEPTSELRLVCEYLESNYANPITLDQLSELTKISKYHLLRSFTKQNGISPYSYLETIRIGNAKKLLEQGVPPMEVAFQTGFSNQSHFSNFFKKMIGLTPKQYMKIFEPVTESLLPTSREIAK; this comes from the coding sequence ATGGCCAATGAGGTACGGACGGTCTTTTTTGATAAGAAATTAAAAATTGAGGCTTATTGTTTTCAAGGAATTATGCAGAAATTCCCAAATCATTTTCATGATTATTATGTCTTGGGCTTTATCGAAAAGGGAAAGCGTTATCTGTTATGCAAAAACCAGGAATATATCACGAACGCCGGCGACGTGATCATTTTTAACCCACGTGATGCTCATACCTGTGAACAGGTGGACGGGAAAACGCTGGACTATCGCAGTCTTAACATTCCTGAGGATATCATGCGCCAAGCCGTATGGGAAATCACAGGAAAGGAATACCTACCACGCTTTACACAAACGGTTCTTTATCACAGCGAACTTGCAACCTCGCTTCGAGAGCTTCATCTGATGATTTCTGAGGGTGACAGTGCCTTCAAAAAAGAGGAGCTGTTTCTGTTTCTCATCGAGCAGCTCATACAAGAATATTCCGATACCGTTCCGGAACATTGCACACAAGAACCTACCTCTGAATTGAGATTGGTCTGTGAATATTTGGAATCAAACTACGCAAATCCAATTACGCTAGACCAGTTGAGTGAGTTGACGAAAATAAGCAAGTATCATCTGCTGCGCTCTTTTACCAAACAAAATGGCATCTCCCCCTATAGTTATCTTGAAACCATTCGGATCGGAAATGCTAAAAAACTGTTGGAACAAGGCGTTCCGCCGATGGAGGTAGCCTTTCAAACTGGCTTTAGCAACCAAAGTCATTTTTCGAATTTCTTCAAAAAAATGATCGGATTAACGCCTAAGCAATACATGAAAATATTTGAACCTGTTACAGAATCGCTATTGCCGACCAGCAGGGAGATCGCTAAATGA
- a CDS encoding DMT family transporter yields MKTQRISAGHLAAFVTILIWGMTYISTKLLLVDFTSIEILFFRFIIGYLTLLIVYPRRVKTRDFKEELLYIIAGLCGVTLFFLLENIALTYTFASNVGVIVSISPFFTAVLAHFSLEGETLRPRFLVGFVIAIIGIALIMCNGSFVLQLNPLGDLLAIIASIVWAAYSVFMRKISKLGYHTVGSTRKVFFYGLLFMLPALLTLDSTFDFSRFLSVPNLSNLLFLGFAASALCFVSWNWAVGILGAVKTSLYIYLVPVITIVASSLILHEKITWIAIVGAALTLVGLFVSEGTKQLGLKGKFFRQTGRDNQVSVKKSSY; encoded by the coding sequence ATGAAGACTCAGCGTATATCTGCGGGGCATCTGGCTGCATTCGTTACGATCCTGATTTGGGGCATGACTTATATATCCACCAAGCTATTGCTGGTCGATTTTACTTCTATTGAGATTCTCTTTTTTCGATTTATCATTGGCTATCTTACACTGCTGATTGTATACCCGCGTCGAGTCAAAACAAGAGATTTTAAAGAGGAGCTGCTTTATATCATTGCGGGGCTGTGTGGCGTTACCTTGTTCTTTTTACTGGAAAATATCGCGCTTACCTATACGTTTGCCTCCAATGTCGGTGTGATCGTTTCCATTTCACCGTTTTTTACTGCTGTTTTAGCCCACTTCAGCTTGGAGGGAGAAACATTACGTCCTCGCTTTTTGGTAGGCTTTGTTATCGCGATTATCGGGATTGCATTGATTATGTGTAACGGCAGCTTTGTTTTACAGCTGAATCCTCTAGGAGACTTACTTGCTATTATTGCATCCATCGTTTGGGCCGCTTATTCTGTATTCATGCGTAAAATAAGCAAACTTGGCTATCACACCGTGGGTAGCACGCGCAAGGTGTTTTTCTACGGTTTACTCTTCATGCTACCTGCTTTATTAACTCTGGACTCTACCTTTGACTTTTCGAGGTTCCTTAGCGTGCCCAACTTATCAAATCTATTATTTTTGGGCTTTGCAGCTTCTGCCTTATGCTTTGTAAGTTGGAACTGGGCCGTGGGGATTTTAGGAGCGGTAAAAACAAGTTTGTATATTTATTTGGTGCCGGTGATTACCATCGTAGCCTCTTCGCTTATTTTGCATGAGAAAATCACATGGATCGCGATAGTAGGAGCAGCGCTTACCTTGGTGGGGCTGTTTGTTTCAGAGGGGACGAAGCAGCTTGGCTTAAAGGGTAAGTTCTTCAGACAGACTGGCCGAGATAACCAAGTAAGCGTAAAGAAGTCCTCATATTGA
- a CDS encoding aspartate aminotransferase family protein: MNISSLQTTFQKTRPNSAAFFERAKHTISGGVNGNLRFFAPFPIIFEKAEAASLIDLDGHRYVDYLLSYGALMLGHAHPEVLKATQKVWAEQGTSSFGATHPLEMEMTDELIELYPSFDQVRFTNSGLEATLFALRLATAYTGKSHIAKFEGHYHGAHDHVLQSVNPTADLAGTTQSPQAVPESLGTPDYYRDHSVILPFNDWDACERILTEKADLISSVIMEPMLSGYIAADRTFMKNLRELTTQLGIILIFDEVKTGFRIEVGGAQAFYGVEPDLTALGKVVGGGFPIGVVGGKRSIMELSSPLRSSKKSEVVFHSGTFNGNPLSIAAGLATIRYLKQPGNFAQLVANTNELRAGIDVLAKQYELPFQTLGEGTIFNVLATHAPVGHYRDLGNNNNQLRLALDYLLMENGVYSKPMNRFSMSAAHGSAEIKATLDAFEKSMAALKQDPLV, translated from the coding sequence ATGAATATTTCATCGTTGCAAACTACCTTTCAAAAGACTCGACCAAACTCTGCGGCTTTTTTCGAGCGCGCTAAGCATACGATTTCCGGTGGCGTAAACGGCAATCTACGCTTCTTTGCACCGTTTCCGATCATTTTTGAAAAAGCAGAAGCTGCCAGCCTGATCGATTTGGACGGTCACCGTTATGTCGATTATTTGCTTTCCTATGGAGCTCTGATGCTCGGACATGCTCATCCAGAGGTACTGAAAGCGACCCAAAAGGTGTGGGCAGAGCAAGGGACGAGTAGCTTTGGCGCGACTCATCCGCTGGAAATGGAAATGACAGACGAGCTGATCGAGCTGTACCCGAGCTTTGATCAAGTACGCTTTACGAACTCCGGACTGGAAGCGACTCTGTTTGCCCTGCGCCTCGCTACGGCGTATACCGGCAAATCCCACATCGCCAAATTTGAAGGGCACTATCATGGGGCACACGACCATGTTCTGCAGAGCGTAAACCCAACGGCAGACCTCGCTGGCACGACCCAATCGCCACAGGCGGTGCCTGAATCCCTCGGTACTCCTGACTACTACCGCGATCACAGTGTCATCCTGCCGTTTAATGACTGGGATGCATGCGAGCGCATTTTGACAGAAAAAGCAGACCTCATCTCTTCTGTGATCATGGAGCCGATGCTCTCCGGCTACATTGCTGCGGATCGCACATTCATGAAAAATCTGCGCGAGCTCACCACTCAATTGGGCATCATTCTAATTTTTGACGAAGTGAAAACGGGCTTCCGTATCGAGGTAGGCGGAGCACAAGCCTTTTACGGCGTGGAGCCTGATTTGACCGCTCTGGGGAAAGTAGTGGGCGGCGGCTTTCCTATCGGAGTCGTGGGCGGAAAACGTTCTATCATGGAGCTGTCCTCCCCGCTGCGTTCCAGCAAAAAATCAGAGGTCGTCTTCCACAGCGGTACATTCAATGGCAATCCGTTGTCCATTGCCGCTGGTTTGGCTACGATCCGTTACTTGAAACAGCCTGGGAATTTTGCACAGCTCGTCGCAAACACCAACGAGCTGCGCGCCGGTATCGACGTTCTTGCCAAGCAATATGAACTGCCTTTCCAAACGCTCGGAGAAGGTACCATCTTTAATGTCCTGGCAACTCATGCACCTGTTGGCCATTACCGCGATCTTGGCAACAACAACAACCAGCTGCGCCTCGCTCTCGACTACTTGTTGATGGAAAACGGCGTCTACTCTAAACCGATGAACCGTTTCTCGATGTCTGCTGCGCACGGATCGGCCGAGATCAAAGCGACATTGGATGCCTTTGAAAAAAGCATGGCCGCCCTCAAACAAGATCCGCTCGTGTAA
- a CDS encoding MFS transporter, whose translation MSSKSNESGILEKQTSSIRCIIDSPEKQEGIYKRTLLIVVLSQIFGGAGLAAGVTVGALLAQDMLGTDSLAGIPAALLTLGSAVAALLVGRISQRHGRRVGLAAGFLAGGIGAIGVIFAAIAQNVPLLFISLLIYGAGTATNLQARYAGTDLAKPKQRATAVSIAMVSTTFGAVAGPNLVEVMGGFATSLGIPALAGPFILGAAAFILAGLVFLLFLRPDPLLVANAISEAQKVDQRNLSDWHTNKTATNNRGIIVGAVVMILTQIVMVAIMTMTPIHMKHHGHGLGEVGLVISIHIGAMYLPSLLTGVLVDKLGRTAMSFASGAILLAAGVTAALAPADSMALLITALALLGLGWNFGLISGTALIVDATHPSTRAKTQGTIDVLIALAGASGGALSGMVVANASYAILSLAGGFLSLLLIPVGIWYHRSQSVEKTESMTL comes from the coding sequence ATGTCAAGTAAGTCAAATGAATCTGGAATCCTCGAAAAGCAAACATCAAGCATACGATGTATCATCGATTCCCCAGAAAAGCAAGAGGGGATATATAAACGGACGCTACTGATCGTGGTTCTGTCCCAGATCTTTGGCGGTGCTGGTCTTGCAGCAGGTGTCACGGTCGGGGCACTACTCGCCCAAGATATGCTGGGAACGGACAGTTTGGCAGGAATTCCTGCTGCCTTGCTCACCCTTGGGTCTGCCGTGGCCGCATTGCTCGTTGGGCGGATCTCACAAAGGCATGGACGTCGCGTTGGGCTTGCTGCAGGGTTCTTAGCAGGAGGCATTGGCGCTATTGGCGTGATTTTTGCAGCAATCGCTCAAAACGTTCCGTTGCTTTTTATTTCTCTGCTTATTTATGGCGCAGGAACGGCTACCAACCTACAAGCACGTTATGCAGGTACCGACTTGGCAAAGCCCAAGCAGCGAGCAACCGCAGTCAGTATTGCGATGGTGTCAACGACATTCGGTGCAGTAGCAGGTCCCAACCTGGTTGAAGTCATGGGCGGTTTCGCTACCTCACTGGGGATCCCAGCATTAGCAGGTCCCTTTATTTTAGGTGCTGCAGCCTTTATCCTGGCGGGTCTTGTGTTTCTGCTGTTTCTCCGACCTGATCCGTTGCTCGTAGCGAATGCCATATCGGAAGCACAGAAGGTCGATCAGCGTAACCTGTCAGACTGGCATACAAACAAAACGGCAACCAACAACCGAGGAATCATCGTTGGGGCAGTCGTCATGATTTTAACGCAAATTGTCATGGTCGCCATTATGACGATGACGCCGATCCACATGAAGCATCATGGACACGGATTGGGTGAGGTCGGATTGGTCATCAGTATTCATATTGGCGCGATGTACCTACCATCCCTCTTGACTGGCGTCCTCGTCGATAAGCTGGGTCGCACAGCGATGTCGTTTGCCTCAGGTGCCATTTTGCTTGCGGCAGGTGTTACAGCAGCGCTAGCCCCAGCCGATTCTATGGCACTTCTCATTACTGCTCTCGCGCTTCTGGGGCTGGGCTGGAACTTCGGGTTAATTAGTGGCACAGCACTTATTGTAGATGCCACGCACCCAAGCACACGAGCAAAGACACAGGGCACGATTGATGTCTTGATTGCTTTGGCAGGAGCATCGGGTGGAGCATTATCTGGGATGGTTGTCGCAAACGCCAGCTACGCAATACTCTCACTCGCGGGCGGTTTCCTTTCTCTGCTCCTGATACCAGTCGGCATATGGTACCACAGAAGTCAAAGTGTGGAAAAAACTGAAAGTATGACACTCTAA
- a CDS encoding sigma-70 family RNA polymerase sigma factor — MEIVQVPSGFCQSQQSDTHDRLIASEEFTQIYDAYYTRIYKYVCYRINNHYAAEEICSHIFEVVISKYSSFSPEKSNFEVWLFAIARNAVTDYFRSLKKKRAVFSLDSILDMVLAKPSPEDMVIQGDNNRALFLALAKLSDKERNIIAMKYAAGLKNSEIAELLGVSGSNIGVVLYRSLKKLQKELDKGGFLYE, encoded by the coding sequence GTGGAGATCGTCCAAGTACCATCAGGATTTTGCCAAAGCCAGCAAAGCGATACGCATGACAGACTCATTGCCTCAGAGGAATTTACGCAAATCTATGATGCGTACTATACGCGTATCTATAAATATGTTTGCTATCGAATCAATAACCACTACGCGGCAGAAGAAATATGCAGTCATATCTTTGAAGTGGTTATTTCCAAATACAGTAGCTTCTCACCGGAAAAATCGAATTTTGAAGTGTGGCTGTTTGCGATTGCGAGAAATGCCGTGACGGATTACTTTCGCTCACTGAAGAAAAAGAGGGCTGTCTTTTCACTGGATTCCATCTTGGATATGGTCCTAGCCAAGCCATCACCCGAAGACATGGTGATCCAGGGCGACAACAACCGAGCCTTGTTTCTGGCACTCGCTAAGCTGAGTGACAAGGAGAGAAATATCATTGCCATGAAATACGCAGCGGGACTAAAAAACTCGGAAATTGCAGAACTCTTGGGTGTTAGTGGTTCAAATATTGGGGTGGTTCTCTACAGAAGTTTAAAAAAGCTGCAAAAAGAACTGGATAAAGGAGGGTTCCTGTATGAATAA
- a CDS encoding LysE family translocator, with amino-acid sequence MFTISTLSTFIIIVIGLFLIPGPAVLLTATRTVQGGRQAGIMAGLGIATGDFIHTLFAAIGLSAILMTSATAFQVVKFAGAGYLLYLGIRSMLEKPTDPSLPQVAPMSNLRMYSQAILIEVLNPKTALFFLAFLPQFVHPENGASFLQFLVLGLLFVALSIMYTTLIAVSVRQLGRLVKRVPWMGRWSGKLVGVIYIGLGLKVAFQSR; translated from the coding sequence ATGTTTACCATTTCAACATTGAGCACATTCATTATCATTGTCATCGGACTGTTTTTGATACCTGGACCAGCTGTTCTATTGACTGCTACTCGCACGGTACAGGGCGGACGCCAGGCAGGTATAATGGCTGGACTCGGCATTGCTACGGGAGATTTCATCCATACGTTATTTGCGGCAATCGGATTGTCCGCCATCTTGATGACGTCCGCGACGGCTTTTCAGGTCGTCAAATTTGCTGGAGCCGGTTACTTGCTTTACCTGGGTATACGCTCAATGCTCGAGAAGCCTACTGACCCTAGTCTGCCGCAAGTAGCGCCTATGTCCAACCTACGCATGTATAGTCAAGCCATTTTGATTGAGGTGCTAAACCCGAAAACCGCCCTATTCTTTTTAGCGTTTCTACCTCAGTTTGTTCATCCGGAGAACGGGGCATCGTTCCTACAGTTTTTGGTGCTTGGGTTGCTTTTTGTGGCGCTGAGTATCATGTACACAACGCTGATCGCAGTGAGTGTTCGTCAGCTAGGGAGGCTGGTCAAACGGGTGCCTTGGATGGGACGCTGGAGTGGGAAATTAGTCGGTGTTATTTATATCGGTCTGGGATTGAAAGTGGCATTTCAGAGTCGCTAA